A part of Paraliobacillus zengyii genomic DNA contains:
- a CDS encoding ABC transporter ATP-binding protein gives MAKQEKVKQQSPHLKRFYYPLDQAVEKPFNWKQMTRLLFYIKPYTKSLLPGAIIAMFITTMIRLAVPILIGKVVIDVAIANQDPTLLTYLVILISILYVISYIGNHFRIKWVNVLGQNVIHDLRKQLFSHVQRLSHNFFDKRSAGSILVRILNDVNSLQELFTNGIINLLMDVFMLVGIIVILFVLSPQLTLAVLVILPIMFYISTKLRRNIRKSWQEVRIQKSRLNSHLNESMQGIRITQSFSQEKENTEYFNGVNEDNYEVERIAMKKSAYFGPFVEMSNAIGTVILISFGAHLIITGTIEIGDFVSFAIFLGMFWEPISRLGQIYNQLLVAMASSERIFEFLDEQPNVFEKPDAKEFTDMKGHIEFDHVEFSYDDDRVALHEISLEMKVGQTVALVGHTGSGKSTIANLISRFYDPTKGIVKIDGNDLKDMKVGNLRDNISVVLQDTFIFSGSIMENIRFGRPNATDEEVIDAAKVVGANDFILGLSEGYQTEVEERGNILSAGERQLLSFARALLANPRILILDEATASIDTETEVRIQHALKKLLHGRTAIMIAHRLSTIREADNIIVLENGRILEQGNHSELMQKQGEYFGLVKSQFEMLDAL, from the coding sequence TTGGCAAAACAAGAAAAAGTAAAACAACAAAGTCCACATTTAAAGCGGTTCTATTATCCACTTGATCAAGCTGTGGAAAAACCGTTTAATTGGAAACAAATGACACGATTATTATTCTATATAAAACCGTATACGAAATCGTTACTACCAGGTGCTATTATAGCAATGTTTATCACGACAATGATTCGTCTAGCAGTCCCAATATTAATAGGTAAAGTAGTAATTGATGTAGCGATAGCTAATCAAGATCCAACACTGTTAACCTATTTAGTTATTCTAATCTCGATTTTGTATGTGATTAGTTATATTGGAAACCATTTTAGAATTAAATGGGTCAATGTATTAGGACAAAACGTTATTCATGATCTCCGTAAACAATTGTTTTCACACGTACAACGTTTATCTCATAACTTTTTTGATAAACGTTCAGCTGGATCGATTTTGGTTCGCATCCTAAATGATGTAAATTCATTACAAGAACTGTTTACCAACGGAATAATTAACTTATTGATGGATGTCTTTATGTTAGTAGGTATAATCGTGATTTTATTTGTATTAAGCCCGCAGCTTACATTAGCTGTCTTAGTCATCTTGCCAATCATGTTCTATATCTCTACTAAATTAAGAAGAAATATCCGTAAGTCATGGCAAGAGGTGCGTATACAGAAGTCCCGTTTAAATTCACATTTAAATGAAAGTATGCAAGGTATACGTATTACACAATCCTTTTCACAAGAAAAGGAAAACACAGAGTACTTTAATGGTGTGAATGAAGATAATTATGAAGTTGAACGAATCGCGATGAAAAAGAGTGCTTATTTTGGCCCTTTTGTAGAGATGAGTAATGCAATTGGAACTGTTATTTTAATTTCATTTGGTGCACATTTAATTATTACTGGTACGATTGAGATTGGTGACTTTGTATCCTTCGCCATTTTCTTAGGTATGTTTTGGGAACCAATTTCTCGTCTTGGTCAAATATATAATCAATTATTAGTTGCGATGGCATCATCTGAACGTATTTTTGAGTTTTTAGATGAACAGCCTAATGTCTTTGAAAAACCAGACGCAAAAGAATTTACTGACATGAAAGGGCATATTGAATTTGATCATGTTGAATTCTCTTATGATGATGATCGGGTTGCATTACATGAAATTTCATTAGAAATGAAAGTCGGTCAAACAGTAGCACTTGTAGGGCATACTGGTTCTGGTAAATCAACCATTGCAAACTTGATTAGTCGTTTTTATGATCCAACAAAAGGTATAGTTAAAATAGATGGAAATGACTTAAAAGATATGAAAGTTGGTAATTTACGAGATAATATTAGTGTTGTTTTACAAGATACATTTATTTTTTCTGGTTCTATTATGGAAAACATACGTTTTGGAAGACCAAATGCGACAGATGAAGAAGTGATCGATGCCGCAAAAGTGGTAGGAGCCAATGATTTTATTTTAGGTTTATCAGAAGGATATCAAACTGAAGTAGAAGAGAGAGGGAACATTCTATCTGCAGGTGAGAGACAATTGCTATCGTTTGCTAGAGCCTTATTAGCTAATCCACGAATATTGATTTTAGATGAAGCAACAGCAAGTATTGACACAGAAACAGAAGTGCGTATCCAACATGCGCTTAAGAAGTTATTACATGGGCGTACCGCTATTATGATCGCCCACCGTTTGTCAACAATTCGAGAAGCGGATAATATTATTGTGTTAGAAAACGGAAGGATTTTAGAACAAGGTAATCATTCCGAATTAATGCAAAAACAAGGTGAATATTTTGGTTTAGTTAAATCACAATTTGAAATGTTAGACGCATTATAA
- a CDS encoding ABC transporter ATP-binding protein, giving the protein METFKKLQQYYMPFKKYFLMSLFFVVIVTGITVLYPIILQITIDNVVLEEQYGLIPYLAGGFILVMIIKGIANFIQQYLGDLFGVSSVYRLRDGLYTKLQRLSFTYYDNARTGDLMSRLTMDVEGFKFFLAAGLKELIRIILLIVISLSVMFYYSIPLALVTMAAMPFLAVVVYKFDKKVHPAFRAIRKSLGRLNTRIQENVSGINTVKSLSKEDFEIERFTVNNQEYRAKNIKTSNIWAKYFPFMELIGNICMVALLIFGGYLVIDGNLSIGKLIAFFSLVNYILGPLMQLGFIVNQFSQAKASGERLLEILEAEEDVQEKDHALIPDTIKGHVTFENVTFKYVEGDEVALKNISFDAPPGKVIGLIGATGSGKTSITQLMTRFYEPQAGNVLIDNKPSSDYNIKSLRKHIGFVLQESFLFSTSIRDNIAYGNPTASIDDIIAAAKRAQAHSFIMEMPNGYETMLGERGMGLSGGQKQRIAIARAILIDPSILILDDATSAVDMETEFRIQKALNEVMKGRTTFIIAHRISSLKHADEILVLENGEIVERGTHDQLLDNAGPYQRIYDIQYQDKQAIMNTVK; this is encoded by the coding sequence TTGGAAACGTTTAAAAAGTTACAGCAATATTATATGCCATTTAAAAAGTACTTTCTTATGTCTTTATTTTTTGTTGTTATCGTAACAGGAATCACAGTACTTTACCCAATTATATTACAGATAACGATTGATAATGTTGTTCTTGAGGAACAATATGGTCTTATACCTTATTTAGCGGGTGGATTTATCCTTGTGATGATTATTAAAGGGATAGCAAATTTCATACAACAATACTTAGGAGATCTATTCGGTGTCTCTTCTGTTTATAGATTGCGAGATGGTTTGTATACAAAGTTACAGCGTCTTTCATTTACTTATTATGACAATGCACGAACAGGTGACTTAATGTCACGCCTCACAATGGATGTAGAAGGTTTTAAATTCTTCCTTGCTGCTGGATTAAAGGAACTAATCCGCATTATATTGTTAATTGTAATTAGTTTATCTGTTATGTTTTACTATTCGATTCCATTAGCACTTGTAACAATGGCGGCCATGCCATTCTTGGCTGTGGTTGTATATAAATTTGATAAGAAGGTACACCCAGCTTTTCGTGCCATCCGTAAATCATTAGGTCGTTTAAATACGCGTATTCAGGAAAACGTGAGTGGAATTAATACAGTTAAATCTCTATCAAAAGAGGATTTTGAAATAGAACGATTTACTGTCAATAACCAGGAATACAGAGCAAAGAATATTAAAACATCAAATATTTGGGCTAAATATTTCCCGTTCATGGAGTTAATTGGTAACATTTGTATGGTTGCCTTACTGATTTTCGGAGGATATTTAGTGATTGATGGTAACCTTTCAATAGGTAAACTAATCGCTTTCTTTAGCCTAGTAAACTACATTTTAGGACCATTAATGCAATTAGGCTTTATCGTTAACCAATTTTCTCAAGCAAAAGCATCAGGAGAAAGGTTGTTAGAAATATTGGAAGCTGAAGAGGATGTGCAAGAAAAAGATCATGCACTTATTCCAGATACAATAAAAGGTCATGTGACGTTTGAAAATGTCACATTTAAATATGTGGAAGGTGATGAAGTAGCACTGAAAAATATCTCATTTGATGCACCACCTGGAAAAGTGATTGGACTTATCGGTGCAACAGGTTCTGGAAAAACGAGTATCACCCAATTAATGACACGTTTTTACGAACCACAAGCAGGTAACGTCTTAATTGATAATAAACCTTCAAGCGACTATAATATCAAGTCATTACGCAAACATATTGGATTTGTCTTACAAGAGTCGTTCTTATTCTCTACATCGATTAGAGATAACATAGCATACGGTAATCCAACAGCAAGTATAGATGATATTATTGCAGCGGCTAAACGTGCGCAGGCACATTCATTTATAATGGAAATGCCCAATGGTTATGAAACGATGCTTGGAGAAAGAGGGATGGGGTTATCTGGTGGTCAGAAACAGCGTATTGCAATAGCTAGGGCGATTTTAATTGATCCAAGTATTCTTATTTTGGATGATGCAACGTCTGCTGTAGATATGGAAACTGAATTTAGGATTCAAAAAGCGCTAAACGAAGTTATGAAAGGTAGAACAACATTCATTATTGCCCACAGGATATCTTCATTGAAACATGCAGATGAAATTCTTGTTTTAGAAAATGGCGAAATTGTTGAACGAGGAACACATGACCAGTTATTAGATAATGCTGGACCATACCAACGAATATATGACATTCAATATCAAGATAAACAAGCGATTATGAATACAGTTAAATAA
- a CDS encoding IS1182 family transposase, with protein MFKDYNMNQVILPLDFEMKLQENDIAYTIHDLVDQIPDKAFSFFLHETGCPAYHPRMMMKVILCAYTQSVFSGRKIEGLLKDSVRMMWLAQGYEPSYRTINRFRVNEEVQELLRQCFVQFRCQLVKEELIDQEAIFIDGTKIEANANKFTFVWRKAIEKYSANLVEKSNQLYDELLANEIIPEIERESTEELSTKELEKVVEKLEKTVEGYDKQIEESKDVSKRKQLRSARKTPKKYRKQFKDYVARKQKYEKDRLIFEARNSYSKTDHDATFMRMKDDYMNNGQLKAGYNVQIATEGQYTLAYDVFPNPTDVRTFTPFLDKIEESFFELPTYIVADAGYGSEQNYEDVRINRERIPLITYNMYRKEKTKKYKQDPFNTMNWAYDEASDSFRCPNDKKVAFQYLSNRTGKDNFTRSFKVYECEDCSDCPLRSHCTKAKEGNNRKIYYNEKWEQQKAYTKQQLSEKETGKIYGKRKIDVEPVFGFLKANLRFTRMSVRGKKKVENELGFAFMAVNLRKYTAKHAHGPTNPENNPTKKDSDHLPKMIGIFFVILASYVPASFS; from the coding sequence ATGTTTAAAGATTATAACATGAATCAAGTAATTTTGCCGTTAGATTTTGAAATGAAATTGCAAGAAAATGATATTGCCTATACGATCCATGACTTAGTAGACCAAATACCAGATAAAGCATTTTCTTTTTTCTTACATGAAACAGGTTGTCCTGCTTATCATCCGCGAATGATGATGAAGGTTATTTTATGTGCTTACACGCAATCTGTTTTCTCTGGGAGAAAAATTGAAGGATTGCTGAAAGATAGTGTCCGTATGATGTGGTTAGCGCAAGGCTATGAGCCAAGCTATCGCACGATTAACCGTTTTCGAGTCAATGAAGAAGTACAAGAACTGTTACGCCAATGTTTTGTACAATTTCGATGCCAACTGGTGAAAGAAGAGCTGATTGACCAGGAAGCGATCTTTATTGATGGCACCAAAATAGAAGCAAATGCCAATAAATTTACGTTTGTTTGGCGAAAAGCGATTGAAAAATACAGTGCGAATTTGGTGGAGAAATCAAATCAACTGTACGATGAATTATTGGCAAACGAAATTATTCCAGAAATAGAACGCGAAAGTACGGAAGAACTATCCACTAAAGAACTCGAAAAAGTAGTTGAGAAACTAGAGAAGACCGTTGAAGGATACGACAAACAGATCGAAGAAAGTAAAGATGTCAGCAAACGGAAGCAGCTTCGCTCTGCAAGGAAAACACCAAAAAAATACCGCAAACAGTTTAAAGATTACGTAGCACGCAAACAAAAATACGAAAAGGATAGGCTTATATTTGAAGCGCGCAATAGTTATTCAAAGACAGACCATGATGCCACCTTTATGCGCATGAAAGACGATTATATGAATAATGGCCAATTAAAAGCAGGTTACAATGTACAAATTGCGACCGAAGGACAATATACACTCGCATATGACGTATTTCCCAATCCAACTGATGTACGCACATTCACTCCTTTTCTAGATAAAATCGAGGAAAGCTTCTTTGAACTTCCCACATATATCGTAGCTGATGCAGGGTATGGAAGTGAACAGAATTATGAAGATGTCCGCATTAATCGGGAGCGCATCCCGCTGATTACCTACAATATGTATCGAAAAGAGAAGACAAAGAAATATAAGCAAGACCCTTTTAACACAATGAACTGGGCGTATGATGAAGCGAGTGATTCTTTCCGTTGTCCAAATGATAAAAAAGTGGCTTTCCAGTATCTATCTAATCGAACAGGTAAAGATAACTTCACCCGATCCTTTAAAGTCTATGAATGTGAAGACTGTTCGGATTGTCCGTTGCGTTCCCACTGTACAAAAGCAAAGGAAGGAAATAATCGAAAAATTTATTATAATGAAAAATGGGAACAACAAAAAGCATACACAAAACAGCAGCTTTCAGAAAAAGAAACCGGTAAAATCTATGGCAAACGAAAAATAGATGTAGAACCAGTCTTCGGATTTTTGAAGGCTAATTTGCGTTTCACTCGTATGTCAGTAAGAGGCAAGAAGAAAGTGGAAAATGAATTAGGATTTGCATTCATGGCGGTGAACTTGAGAAAGTACACGGCTAAGCATGCGCATGGTCCAACAAATCCTGAAAATAATCCAACAAAAAAAGATTCCGACCATCTTCCTAAGATGATCGGAATCTTTTTCGTTATTTTGGCTAGTTATGTCCCAGCCTCTTTTTCGTAA
- a CDS encoding TlpA family protein disulfide reductase produces the protein MRLRTPMPELDGATEWLNGEFKKDDLIGNKPTLFHFWSVSCGLCKEAMPNVNEFRDEYKDDLNVVAVHIPRSEKDLDLEQIKEVAAEHDITQPIFVDNKHVLTDAFENKYVPAYYVFDDEGNLRHFQAGGGGMKMLRKRVNRVLGTTEK, from the coding sequence ATGAGATTAAGAACACCAATGCCAGAATTAGATGGTGCAACCGAGTGGTTGAATGGAGAATTTAAAAAGGACGATCTTATTGGCAATAAACCAACGCTGTTTCACTTTTGGTCAGTTAGTTGTGGTTTATGTAAAGAAGCAATGCCAAATGTTAATGAATTTCGTGATGAGTATAAAGACGACCTTAATGTCGTCGCTGTCCATATACCACGTTCTGAAAAAGATTTAGATTTAGAGCAAATTAAAGAAGTTGCTGCAGAACACGATATTACGCAGCCGATTTTTGTGGACAATAAACATGTACTAACAGATGCCTTTGAGAATAAATATGTACCAGCATATTATGTTTTCGATGACGAAGGCAACCTCCGCCATTTTCAAGCTGGTGGTGGGGGAATGAAAATGCTCCGTAAACGTGTGAATCGTGTGTTAGGAACGACAGAGAAATAG